CAACAAGGGACAAACTCCATTGCATTTAGTTGCAAGTATTAATCATTATGCAATGGGTGCAGTTGATGCAATATCACATGCTCAATTATTGATCAAATCGGGTGCAAATATAAATGCTAAAGATGTTAATGATAAAACCCCTTTTCAATATGCACAAACAGAAGAGATGCGAAATTTGTTAAATAAAAAAATAGATAATAAGTAGGCGCCTTTTTGGTTTCTACTACATTCATAATAAGGAAAATTATGACAAAATTAATTAATATGCGATCAATTATATTTGTCGCAATAATTTGTTTGAATATTGTACCTCAAATACAAACCCGATTTCATACAAGTCGTCGTTCAGGTGATGTTATATATACAGATACTGATCATGGGATGTATACAACTTATAGATCTGGTGATTGTGATTATGTTAATGGACCAAATGGTTATTCTGGAACGGGTCGTCACGTAGGTGATACTTATTATTATAGCGATGGATATGTATCAAAAAATGGAGGATATATTAAAGAAAACGTTGGATACTCCACGAGTCGTCGAGTCGATAACTCTAATTATGAATATAATCAGCTCAGTTCATATGCATCTCCCAGCAAAAAAAGGTCGTATTTTAGGTGATTTTTATTATTATAATTATTAATTATCTAGCTAAACAAGATAATAAGTAGGTACTGAGAGGTTAAATCTTCTTGGTCCTACTATTTTTTTAGCGATTGGATGGTTAACATTATAATATCTATACTTATTTATCTATAACTGATTTTTTGTTTTAAACTACTATCGTCATTTAATCAAATGTAAAAGGAGCAAACATGATAGAAAATAAAATGATTAATAATAACACAAAAGAAGCTATCAAGTCCAAAAAAACACCTGGTCCTAAGAAGAGTAAAACGATGTTAGAATCTGATCATACAAATGAAGTAAAACAGCTTGTTTATGGTGAGTTTTTTAATTTACAGACCATGCAAGTTCATTTCGAAACAAACACCTTTATTGAAGAAGAAACTAAAAAACTTAAAGAGTGGGCTGCGTTAGATACATCTTTGAGGCTTAATGATTTTATTGATGAGCAAGGATATTCTCCAAATGTATTTCGTGGTTGGTGTGTTAAATATCCTTTGCTTGAGCTTGCAAGAGATTTTGCATTACGACGCATTGGTGGTCGAAGAGAAAATGGTGCAATGTTTCGTAAATTTGCTGAATCGACTGTTCATAGAACTTTAGGACATTATGATGAAATTTGGCGTGAAGAAACTGCACTACTTCATCAAATGAAAGACGATAAAAACAATGGTCCTGGCAATATAACTGTTGTAATGGAAAGTTTTTCAAGACTGCCTGGACCTGATGCTCCGTGTGTGCTTAAAGATTTAGAGTTACAAGGACAAATTTCAAGTAGAACACCGGAGAACGTTGCCGGAAAAATACATCAATCGACTGGAAAAAACATTGGAAGTCATTATTAAAATCATTTTAAAGTCATACTAAAAGAATTACCTTGATTATATGCCTGAATAATTTCATTGAAAGATTTGAAATGCATTGATAATGTTCTCAACTTAAAATATGGCTCAACAAAGATGTTTGATACGTAATTTGCATAAAAGTTGAAAGATTGAACATTCTGAATATCTCTTGAAGTCTTGATAAGAGAGCTATCTATGTCAATCTTTCAACCTGTACAACAAAATGTAATAAAACAAGCCTGCAATCAATAATTTTGTAGTGTCAGCACTGCTTCAATTACCCTTCAACTTTATCAGTTAAAAAATATTGCGATTTCTTTTTTGGTTTAAGTTCTCGATATTCAATGAGTCCCTGATCTATTAACATAGATAAAACTTTTTCATATTCTTCTCCGCCAAAATCTAACTGTTTGGATGTTACAATTTCTTGCCAAGTAACTGGTCTGTTAAACTTTTTAATGCGAGAGCAAATCCATTCAAAAACTTTGCGGCACTTACCTTGAAATTGGGATTCTCCAAGCTCTTTCTGTAATAATAATTTTGTTGATTCTATTGCAGGTTTTAAAAAATTATCTGCCATCAAAATGGCAATATTATCAATTTCGTGAGCATCTGCATCAATAAACAATTGCATGATCATTGCAATCTTAAGATACGTAGGACTCCATCGTTTTAAATATGGCTGTAAAATTTCTTGAGCCGATTCATCATACTGCAAAGCTTGCTGATACATTGATTTATGAATTTCAGTAAATTGTTTCTGAGCTTCGGGCGTTAACGTGTATTCTTTTTTATCAGATACTTTTTCTAAAATTGACTTCAGTCGATCATGAAATGCAACTTCAACAAAACTTAAATCGTCGTCTGTTTTTTCTGGTAAAGCAGCAGGGATTTCATCTTGATGAGAAGGCATCATAATCAAAAACCGTGCAAAAAAACCACTTGAAATATCTGTTGGCTTTAGATTGGCAGTGATCCATGTCATCGTTGAAACGCCGCAAATAGAAACGAATGGCTGATGAATAATACAATCACCTTGTGTCTTAGTCTTGTATCGAAAAGATAAAGGGACATCATAAAAATCCGTGAGGATTGGCTTAAAGTCTTGATTATGATTTTTCTCCAAATTGCTTAACCAGCCACCAAATTCAGAGGAGTAAATAGTGCCGCAATGCCCCTGTGATAAGTACTCAAGAAAAGACTCAGAAGTTAACTTAGTTGGCAAAACAACATTTTGTCGCGATACATTTAAAATAGCTTGTGCATCAGCTGCATCATCTTTCATGATTTTCATTTGTTGTAACAATTTACTTTCTTGAGCCCTTGCTATAAAAGATCCTTTGTTTAATGCAGTGGTTTTGAATGAACCAGATTTAGCAATACACAAGATCCATAAATTTGGATACAAAACCTGGAAATATTCATTTTTAGGAATAGATACCTTCGTGCCCAAATATCCTGATACCATAGAAAGCACAGAAGATGCTATCATAATTGGATGCGCCTTTGTTGTCATACTTAACGCTTGAACATATTCTTTGAATATTGGTGGCAAAACATCAATTTTAAAACTATCACAAGGTTGTTTATCTTTTGCAAAGTATGATTCAGCAATTGTTTTTTGATTACATGGCTCATCATACTTTATTTGAGCTAAATGTTGTCGAACAACTTCTATACCACACGCTACATGAAGATCATTAAAATCTGTATACTTCTTCAAATTAAAACCAAGCGGGAATTCCGGCGTAATAACCGTGCAATTATATTGGCTTGCTACTAATGTAGCTTTATTTCGACCAATATCATCTCCGTCAGCTGCAATAACAAATGCTGTGTTCGGGTATTGCTGCCTGAAAACTTCAATGACAGCTATAATATTGCCTGCATCAAAACAAATTACGATTGGTTCGTTTGTTGCTTCAAAAATGCTTGCGCATGTTGCATATCCTTCTCCAAAAAAAATCCTGGGCACCGAATCAGTTAACTTACCAATAAAATGGAAGTTTCCTCTTTTTTCAGCATCCTTGAAGAATCGCTTTTGAAAGCCTTGCTCATCATGATAAATATATTGCAATGATCGTAAATGCCCTTTCATATTAATAAGTGGAATTACCATGAAAGCTTGTTTGCTTTTAGGATGCAATCCATATCTTATTCCCTCGTATTGTTGTATTCCTTTATGCCGTTCATAACGAGAGCATTCATCTGATAACGGTTGTACCGAATACAAATTCCAAGCTTTTTGAGCTGCAACAGCTGCCTGATTTTGCTCTTCGCGCATTTTCTGATCGGCATCTAATTTGTTACGACGCGCAATGTCTTTAAAATCGGCAATATCTTCTTGTGAGAGTGAATTATGTTGTTGATCAAATGATCGATAAGTGCAAGTTATACCCTCACTCCAAGATCCAAATGTTACCGTCAAACCTGGATATCCCTTATGAGAAATCATTTCATGCGCAATATACCATTCATCTTTTTTATTTTGCTTACCATCCGATGAGTATCGATGAATTTTGCCATCAGCTATAAAATCACCATCAAACGATAGTTCTTGGTCCGCCATATAGGATCGACAATTTTCAATAAAATTGTTAGTATGAGTCATATTAATTCCTGTATTGTAAAAGACTATCAAATCCAACAATGATGGTCTTTTCTTTTAATTTGTATCTATTACTATCTCTTGGTATTTTTTGATCACAGCGAGTTCTACTTGTTGAGCTACCTCCTTGTTTATGGGGTAGAAGAAATTTAAATTTTGACGAGTGTTTTTGCGCGTAGGGTAGGTAAGGCGGTATCCGCCTTCAGGTCGCGTAAATATTGCAATTGATCCAAGGTAAAAGGCATTTGCAACAATTACACTTGCAAAGCCCACCATTCCATTTTTTGATTCTATCGGTACGATTTGAATTTCATTTATTGATATCATCACGACTCCATGTTTTTACAGGTTCTTGAAGTTTGAGATCAATCAGCGCGACAAAGAAGTCAGTAAGCTGTTTGGCCTCATCTTGTGATAGAGGGCCAGGTTGGCGAGGCTGCTGAATATGAGTTGTTAAAGTGATATGTTTTTTTATCTTCATAGAAAAAGTCTATGAAAGAGAAAGGAGCGCCGTTGGAGCGCTCCAGGGATTGAAGTAAAAGTTATTTATGAAAAAATATTATTTCACTTGCAATGATGGATTTAACCAGAGCTTTTGAATGACGTTATCTTTTGGTGTGGTTTTTTGAAAAGTTGATAGCAAGCCGATTTTTTTAAGTTCTTTATTTACGGATTTGTAGGTATTATTTAATTGATCTTTTTGTTGCCCGTCTAACTCTTCTTCTACTGACAACTGTTCAATTTTCTTCCATAACAATTTATCAGTAATCGTTTCGTGTGGATTTTTTGCAAATACTTTAATAAATCTTCCCGTGCGATCCTGTGTAGAAAATGATTTTTCACCAATACTTGATTTTACAATGATGGTTGTTCCTTTTGATATAAATGATATCCAATTTGATATATCTGGTTCTGAAAATAACCTTGGTTTAATAAATTCCCATACGCGATCTACGCAAACTTTACATTCTTCTATGTCAACTTCATGCGCAAGAGCTTCAGCTGTTGTATTTGTTTGTATTGCTAGATCAAAATTGAAAGCATCTTTCTTTTTGTATGCAATTATTTCTTCTTCTAAATTGTATATTCTGGAGGGTCTTTTTCTAATGTCATAACATAGAGCATATTTTGTAGTTAAATAATGAAAGCTATAAAAGACAGTTGTTGTTTGATTGCGCTCAAATATGTTAAATTCTATGTACCAATCGGATAAGTCTTTAGAATATACAAATACAATTTTTCCGGCGTTGTTAGAAATTATTAGATGCGGTAGCACGTCAGAATGATCTACATATTCATCCACCTTATGTTTAATAGCAAGAGGATTTGCGATAGTTATTTGGGATGCTTGGAAATACATATGATCATATGAAATTTCTGTAATAGCGCTTCTTAATAATTGTTCTAACTGATCAACAAGAGTGTAACTTCCTGGAATGTTATTTTTTATGACCGCATCATATTTTAGTAAATAAGGAGATAACCTTGGGAATTTTAGTGCATGTGATCGCAGAGTTTGGGCTACTTGATTTAAAGTATGAAGAACTTTATCGTTTGCTATTCGTAATGGTATGAAATATTCTTTTCCTTCATTTGCAATATCTTGACGAATGTCATGGAGTACTTCATTTTCATATAATTCTTTACCAAATTCACCTATGGCTATAGGCAAGTAATTTTTAGGGCAGGATACTTTATTGCTACGATTTACAATTGCTTCTAATTTATCATGTGGATTTTTTGATTTTTGATTTTTCATGATTACTTTCTCAGGAATAATTTATATTTATCGATTTTATCATATTATCCGACATGAGTCTCATGCTTTTTTAATCAGCTAAAAATTCTATGTAAAGTTGTTTGTAGGATATTTATTGTCAAAATCATAGTTAAAAATAATTTCTGGTAGACATGACTATTACACTTCTGTATTATGATTTAAAATAGGTAGTTTTTCAAAATGTTTTCTATTTGGATGTGTTGATTTGGTCGATCATCTCAGATAGAATTCATTTTTGCTGAATAATCAATCTAGATTGTATTATCAGGTAATGAAGCACAATTATATTGTGAGTCAATCTGTTTAATTTTTATATACGTTCTTAAAATCATGTTCAAAAATATTCAAGTTCATCGTGGTCTTGTAAGAATTTCAAGTTGCCATAGTCTAAACTGGGGCAAAGTTGTAAAAAAAGTTCTTTTTTATTCAATTTTTATTTTATTTCATCAAAGATCAATGACATCAGAAGAAGTTGTAGCTGGGACACTTACAGAAGTTGCAACGAAAACATTTATTCAAGTTTCAGAGGCTGTAGCACCTGCCTTGGAGGTTGCTTCTTGTATTAACGCAGGAATTCAAATCTATTCTGCAGGCAAAGATATAAAATCATATGCTTTTCCAAATGATAAAGAACGAGAGTTAGCTCGTGCTGTAAGTGAAAAAATACACTTAGCTAAAGCACAAAAAAATTTTAGGTTATGTCTAAAAAACATTAAATTAAATTCTGAAATTAGTTCATTAGGTTATCCAACAGTTTGTGAACAAACTGTCAAGATGCTGATGTTATGTGGCGGTGAAGACGAAATAGATAGAATGACAAAAGTTTTTAATAATATGAAGAAAGGACAAATTTAAAAAACTTAACTTAATAAGCAGTTAATTTCAGATGTTACCAGTAAATATAATATTTCAAATGTTACAGTAGGGCTTTTTAGATGTATAAAAAAATTATGTTAAGTCTCTTGTTTATACCTTGTATGGTTCTTAGCAAGAGTGATAAAGACTGTCAGATAGAACAATTAAAAAATACACAGCATGATAAAGAAAAAGAAATTGCATTAATAATTAAAGCAATTGATGAAAAAGAAAATTTGATAGATTCGATTTTTTTAAGAATTCAAAATATTGTACCACATGTTATTAAACATCTAGACGAAGAACAGATACAATCTCTTGATGAAGAATTAGATTTTTTTCAATCTAGTTTGCAAGATGCTCTTATTCATCAAAAATCTCTTGAATCTTTATTGAGCCATAATTTTATTGATAGAGATAACGATAGTGGGCTAAAGCTTAAAAGAATAAAATATTTAATAACTAGATATACATTAGAATATACACGCCTGAACAAGCTTATTCAAAAATATGAGCAATGCTTACAAAAATGGTTTGTGATTGATTATCAATTAAATGAATTACAAAAATAAAAATGATTTCAATTGAGAAAATATTATTTATGCAAAATTATAAAAAAATTATTATTATTTTAATCCTTATTTCTTCTCGAATTCAATGTGAATCTTGGTTTGGAGGTGTAGGTAAAGAAACTGCTAAAATATTAGCTCCTGTAGCAGTAGATGCAGCTAAAGGAGTAGGAGTAGAAGCAGTTCAAGCATTGGCACCTGCAGTCGCTGATGCAGCTAAATCATTAGGCTCTGATGGAGCAATAGCAATAGCAAATAGTAATTTAGCAATTGCCAAAGAAGTTATGCCATACGTAGGACCAGCAATGGTAGCGGCAACTGTAGTTGCAGGAGTAGGCGTTGCAGCTTATAGTGTCACTCAGTTACAACCTGTTATAAAAGACACCTGTGAAATTTTTTATCCAACAGACAAACAAATAGAGGAAAATACAGCCGCTCGTGAACGAACAGCTTTTTATGAAGCAAGAGCAAATTTAAGAAAATGTTTCATGGATAGTAAAACAAAAGATAAAAGAAATAATGCAGGTTATCCAACCATCTGTGAAGAGACAGTGAAGATGCTTATCATGTGTGGTGGTGAAAGTGAAGCAGAGAGAATGATAGCTGGTTTTAATAAATATTGGAATTAAATATGTTCAAAAAATTGTTTTTATGTTTGCTGTTAACTACTAATTTGTATCCAGTGTCGCAAGCAGATAATGATAAATACTCACCAGTGGTAATAACAGCAATGATTCTAGGTGCTGGAATAATAGCCTTAGATTTATATGCATTTGCAAATTCAACAATATTAGAAGAATTAATATCTGGTAATGATGAGGCTGTCGGTAAAGTTTTAGTTAAAATAATAACAACTATTACTGCTTCCATGGGAGTTCTTGCTATTCCTGAGTTATATCCTATATCAAAAGAAATATATGAATATACTTTTCCAACGGAAGAACAAAAAGCTATTGATAAAGCTGAAGCAGCTGCTGCAATTGAAAATATAAATTTTATTGACGCAAAAGTTAAACTTAGAAACTGTTTAATGAACAGTAAATCTAATTGCGAAAAAAATACCTCGGGTTGCCCAACAGACTGTGAAGAGTTGGCTCAAAATATGATAGCACTTGGTCACCAAGATGAAGTTAATAGAATGACAAAAGCATTGAATGCATGCGGACAATAATTATGTTTAAGTTATTATTACTTTTATTATTGAGTGCGAATTTATCTGCTCTGGATAATGATCCATCAAATAGTATGCTTCCGACAACCACAACAATAATTATATATGGTGTGGGGGGAACTGTTGTTGTAGTTGGTGGAGTGATTGCAGCACCACTCGTGTTACCTGCTGGAACTATTGTTATTATACAAACAGCTGCCGCTACAGTAGGAACTCAGATTCTTGCAGCGGGAACTTATGTAATTAGTAATTTATCTGTTTATAGTTGGATAAGTATTGGAGTATCAGGGGCTAGAACTGTTAGGCCATATATTATTCAAACTCTTGAGGAAGAATTAGTTCAATTGATTAAAGATGAAGCAGCGGAATTACTTGAAGAAAAAACTCAATTAAGTAAGTGTCTTTTGAAAAACAAGGTAAATTCACAACGAGATAGTTCGGGTTGCCCATTGGCCTGTCAAGATACAGCTTATGCATTTGCTTTAATTGCAGGGCAAGAGGAACTAGATCGAGTAATTAAAAGCTTACAATAATATTCATACATTATGGCGCCGATACGAATTGTTTAATTGCAAACATCGTGCCGGCGTCTATTATTAAGTTGCGGAAATAATCCGATAGGGCGCACCAGTTTCTAATTTTCACTGTTTTTAGCACTTCCCGAAACACTGATCCCATCTCAACTTAGGTATGAATTTTTCAGCATGAATAAGCGCTTTGAATCGCAGCATGACCTTGAAAGTAAACTCGATAAATTTTTACTGATTTCTACAACAACATTCGACCTCATCAAAATCTAGGGCTTTTGATGCCTTGTCAATTTATTGAGAAACTAATATAGAGGTCCATGGGTGCCATATGTGCAGAACGAGGTCAGCCATTTGAGATAGCATGAAATTCATGATATTTTTTTAAAGATTATATTTTAATATTCTAAATGAAAGCTATATAATGAAAAGCTTAAATAAAATACTATTTTTTAGTTTTCTCATGTCACAAGGTATTGCACAAGCTTCTCTTGATACTTTAAGCGGACAACTTGCAAACCATTTTATTGGTATAACTCGAAGTTATGCTATAAAGAACACTGAATGCTCGCTAGAAAATACTTCTGTAGAATCAAAAGATTATTATTCTTTAAAGGCTTTAAATTCTCCAGAAAGTGCTGAGTTTAAAAGCTCATATGAAAAATTAAAAATACAAAGTTATTATAATAACGCAACGCGTTATGCACAAAGCCTTGAAAAAGAACGAAACGGTATAAAATCTATTGCTTCTAAGCCATTAATTTTTGTCTGCTTACCAGCATTACTTTTTTTCAGGTTACCTCAAAATAAACTTGAACAACAATATAAAGAAGCTATGGAATCAAACAAAGACATTACAAGCAATGATCAAATAGTAGAGCTTTATCAAAGAAATCCAAAATTATATCATTCTTATATTGATACTTGTCATAAAGCTACAATAGAATTTAACAACGAATATAATGCTTGTTCAAATAGAATACATGCAACGATTTTATTTGGAGTTGTTGCTGCTTGCGCATACCCTTTTCTTAAATAAATCTTTATAAGAGTTTATTCGAAAATTAAATAGATAGAGCATCTCCTTTTGTTTGTCAGCTAAAATAGCTGTTGA
This genomic interval from Candidatus Chromulinivorax destructor contains the following:
- a CDS encoding DUF3987 domain-containing protein: MTHTNNFIENCRSYMADQELSFDGDFIADGKIHRYSSDGKQNKKDEWYIAHEMISHKGYPGLTVTFGSWSEGITCTYRSFDQQHNSLSQEDIADFKDIARRNKLDADQKMREEQNQAAVAAQKAWNLYSVQPLSDECSRYERHKGIQQYEGIRYGLHPKSKQAFMVIPLINMKGHLRSLQYIYHDEQGFQKRFFKDAEKRGNFHFIGKLTDSVPRIFFGEGYATCASIFEATNEPIVICFDAGNIIAVIEVFRQQYPNTAFVIAADGDDIGRNKATLVASQYNCTVITPEFPLGFNLKKYTDFNDLHVACGIEVVRQHLAQIKYDEPCNQKTIAESYFAKDKQPCDSFKIDVLPPIFKEYVQALSMTTKAHPIMIASSVLSMVSGYLGTKVSIPKNEYFQVLYPNLWILCIAKSGSFKTTALNKGSFIARAQESKLLQQMKIMKDDAADAQAILNVSRQNVVLPTKLTSESFLEYLSQGHCGTIYSSEFGGWLSNLEKNHNQDFKPILTDFYDVPLSFRYKTKTQGDCIIHQPFVSICGVSTMTWITANLKPTDISSGFFARFLIMMPSHQDEIPAALPEKTDDDLSFVEVAFHDRLKSILEKVSDKKEYTLTPEAQKQFTEIHKSMYQQALQYDESAQEILQPYLKRWSPTYLKIAMIMQLFIDADAHEIDNIAILMADNFLKPAIESTKLLLQKELGESQFQGKCRKVFEWICSRIKKFNRPVTWQEIVTSKQLDFGGEEYEKVLSMLIDQGLIEYRELKPKKKSQYFLTDKVEG
- a CDS encoding septation protein SpoVG family protein; the encoded protein is MISINEIQIVPIESKNGMVGFASVIVANAFYLGSIAIFTRPEGGYRLTYPTRKNTRQNLNFFYPINKEVAQQVELAVIKKYQEIVIDTN